A genome region from Trachemys scripta elegans isolate TJP31775 chromosome 2, CAS_Tse_1.0, whole genome shotgun sequence includes the following:
- the NEUROD6 gene encoding neurogenic differentiation factor 6, with amino-acid sequence MLTLPFDESVVMPESQMCRKFSRESEDQKQIKKPESFSKQIVLRGKNIKRATGEDTEKEEEEEDREEEDENGLPRRRGLRKKKTTKIRVERVKFRRQEANARERNRMHGLNDALDNLRKVVPCYSKTQKLSKIETLRLAKNYIWALSEILRIGKRPDLLTFVQNLCKGLSQPTTNLVAGCLQLNARSFLMGQTGESAHHTRSPYSSFYPPYHSPELSTPPGHGTLDNSKSMKPYNYCSAYESFYESTSPECASPQFEGPLSPPPINYNGIFSLKQEDALDYGKNYNYGMHYCAVPPRGPLGQSSMFRLPTESHFPYDLHLRSQSLTMQDELNAVFHN; translated from the coding sequence ATGTTAACACTACCATTTGATGAGTCTGTTGTAATGCCAGAATCCCAGATGTGCAGAAAGTTTTCCAGAGAAAGTGAGGACCAAAAGCAAATTAAGAAGCCAGAAAGCTTTTCAAAGCAGATTGTACTCCGAGGAAAGAATATCAAAAGGGCCACTGGAGAAGACacagaaaaagaagaggaggaagaagacagagaggaggaggatgagaatggTTTGCCTAGAAGGAGGGGCCTtaggaaaaaaaagacaaccaAGATAAGAGTGGAAAGGGTCAAATTCAGGCGGCAAGAAGCCAATGCTAGAGAAAGGAACAGGATGCATGGCCTTAATGATGCTCTGGACAATTTAAGAAAAGTGGTCCCTTGTTATTCAAAAACACAAAAACTGTCTAAAATAGAAACTTTAAGACTAGCCAAAAACTATATTTGGGCTCTTTCTGAAATCCTGCGTATTGGCAAGAGACCTGACCTGCTCACGTTCGTCCAAAACTTGTGCAAAGGTCTATCCCAGCCAACTACAAACTTGGTGGCAGGATGCCTGCAGCTGAATGCCAGAAGTTTCTTGATGGGTCAGACGGGGGAAAGTGCCCATCACACAAGGTCACCATATTCCAGCTTCTATCCTCCCTATCACAGTCCTGAGCTCAGTACTCCCCCGGGGCATGGAACTCTTGACAATTCCAAGTCTATGAAACCCTACAATTACTGCAGTGCTTACGAATCTTTTTATGAAAGCACTTCCCCTGAGTGTGCCAGCCCACAGTTTGAAGGTCCCTTAAGTCCTCCCCCAATTAACTATAATGGGATATTTTCCCTGAAGCAAGAAGATGCCTTGGACTATGGCAAAAATTACAATTATGGCATGCATTACTGTGCAGTGCCACCCAGGGGTCCCCTTGGGCAGAGCTCCATGTTCAGGTTGCCTACCGAGAGCCACTTCCCTTACGACTTACATCTGCGCAGCCAGTCTCTCACCATGCAAGATGAATTAAATGCAGTTTTTCATAATTAA